Proteins encoded together in one Papaver somniferum cultivar HN1 unplaced genomic scaffold, ASM357369v1 unplaced-scaffold_119, whole genome shotgun sequence window:
- the LOC113330807 gene encoding uncharacterized protein LOC113330807, protein MRVLFWNINGVARDVAQDKLKELIRDFNPDLFCLVEPKVHCSAAFSNGLLREGFSSHVIHNASSSSVANIWVCYLNTISPSIVNVIKHAITIEVDGVHVSFVHASYIKVTRRRLWQQLNIHGDAIPWLVIGDFNCILRLDEKKGGLEPRTSAINEFSDWLDDNNLFEADALGTKFTWTNRQSGTDIILSKLDRVVINAAWLAKFENWWCKALPREVSDHSTLLGFPFAVPRPKRALFRVQKMWGDQGVESLGFGNVHSRIKQDQLRFEAAALCSDEDPNDTTKLNLMKDVMAKLSETRLQLNTMLKQKSRNQWLVEGSSNTNFFHNSIRIRRSSNTISELVDSAGNTISDCDQLRDHVVHYYEDKFNGL, encoded by the exons ATGCGAGTTTTATTTTGGAATATCAATGGAGTTGCACGTGATGTAGCTCAAGATAAACTTAAGGAGTTAATTAGAGATTTTAATCCAGATCTTTTTTGCCTTGTTGAACCTAAAGTGCATTGCTCTGCAGCGTTTAGTAACGGTCTTCTAAGGGAAGGGTTTTCTTCTCATGTTATTCATAATGCTTCTTCTTCTAGTGTTGCTAATATTTGGGTTTGTTATTTAAATACAATAAGTCCTTCAATAGTTAATGTCATCAAACATGCCATTACAATTGAGGTTGACGGGGTTCAtgtttcttttgttcatgctagctaTATTAAAGTTACCAGGAGAAGACTTtggcaacaacttaatattcatgGTGATGCTATTCCTTGGCTAGTCATTGGTGATTTTAATTGTATCCTTCGCCTAGATGAGAAAAAGGGTGGTCTTGAGCCAAGAACTTCTGCTATTAATGAGTTTTCGGATTGGTTGGATGACAACAATCTTTTTGAAGCTGATGCTTTGGGTACTAAATTCACTTGGACTAATAGACAATCGGGTACGGATATAATTTTAAGTAAGCTTGATCGTGTTGTTATTAATGCGGCTTGGCTTGCAAAATTTGAGAATTGgtggtgtaaagctcttcctagggaagtttctgaccattctacACTTTTGGGTTTTCCTTTTGCTGTTCCAAGACCCAAAAGAGCACTCTTTCGTGTTCAAAAGATGTG GGGTGATCAAGGAGTGGAATCTTTAGGTTTTGGTAATGTCCATTCTCGGATAAAACAAGATCAGTTGAGGTTTGAGGCAGCTGCTCTTTGTTCGGATGAAGACCCTAATGATACTACAAAGTTAAATCTCATGAAAGATGTTATGGCTAAGCTTAGTGAAACGCGTCTTCAGCTGAACACTATgcttaaacaaaaatcaagaaatcaGTGGCTTGTGGAGGGTTCAAGCAACACTAATTTCTTTCATAATAGCATTCGAATTCGTAGAAGTTCTAACACCATTTCTGAACTTGTTGACAGTGCCGGCAATACAATTTCTGATTGTGACCAGCTTAGAGATCATGTTGTGCACTATTATGAAGACAAGTTCAATGGCCTATAA
- the LOC113330808 gene encoding uncharacterized protein LOC113330808: MDKILSPEEIKQAVFDLGANSAPGPDGFSGCFYRHCWDIIQEDLIKAIIFCWDSGYIPNGVNSSLIVLLPKVRGANSLRNFRSIGLSNFFFKIFTKILDTRLGSVLDNLVSEEQVAFMKGRNIHENISLASEIVNELHIKRKDLILALILTSPKLLTCSEGYFKINRGLRQGDPLSPLIFVLIEDVLSRNISKLFAEKKMSHMVTRGGISPTHLFFADDIMIFCKGNLWSINNLEDLLGKYQRTSGQTVCRQKSKIYYGGGSLSRSTYLADYLGMSVATFPDCYLGVQIMPGTVRYHHISNVFEKIKTQLAGWKGFLLSFHDRIVLVKTVI; this comes from the exons ATGGATAAAATTCTGTCTCCTGAGGAAATTAAACAAGCAGTTTTTGATTTAGGGGCTAACAGTGCTCCAGGTCCGGATGGTTTTTCTGGATGCTTCTATAGACACTGCTGGGATATAATTCAAGAAGATTTGATTAAGGCTATTATTTTTTGTTGGGATTCTGGTTATATTCCAAATGGAGTGAACTCTAGCCTAATCGTTTTGCTTCCCAAGGTAAGAGGTGCAAACTCTCTTCGTAATTTTCGttctattggtcttagtaattttttcttcaaaatttttactaagatctTGGATACTAGGCTAGGTAGTGTTTTGGATAATCTTGTTTCTGAGGAACAAGTGGCTTTTATGAAAGGGCGTAACATCCATGAAAACATTAGTCTTGCTTCGGAAATTGTTAATGAGCTTCATATCAAACGCAAAGATTTAATATTGGCCTTAATCTTGACATCACCCAAGCTTTTGACATG TtcggagggttatttcaagattaatagaggtTTACGTCAAGGTGATCCCCTTTCTCCCTTGATTTTTGTCTTGATTGAAGATGTCCTTAGCAGAAATATTTCGAAGCTTTTTGCTGAGAAGAAGATGTCGCACATGGTAACTAGAGGTGGTATTTCTCCTACCCAtctcttttttgctgatgatattatgattttttgtaaaggcaatTTATGGAGCATTAATAACCTGGAGGATTTGTTGGGTAAATATCAGCGTACTTCTGGTCAGACTGTTTGTCGCCAAAAAAGtaagatttattatggtggtggttccttgagtagaagCACTTATCTTGCTGATTATTTGGGGATGAGTGTGGCTACTTTTCCGGATTGTTACTTGGGAGTTCAAATCATGCCAGGTACTGTTAGATATCATCATATTTCCAATGTTTTTGAGAAGATTAAGACCCAACTTGCTGGTTGGAAGGGTTTCCTCTTATCTTTTCATGACCGTATTGTTCTAGTTAAAACTGTTATTTAA